A part of Synechococcus sp. KORDI-49 genomic DNA contains:
- a CDS encoding pyridoxine 5'-phosphate synthase → MASLGVNIDHIANIRQARRTVEPDPVPMALLAELGGADGITVHLREDRRHIQDRDVELLRHTVRSRLNLEMAATAEMQTIALRIRPDMVTLVPERREEVTTEGGLNIVGQTPDLKRLVERLQDEGIPVSLFVDPDAEQLEACRTCGARWVELHTGAYAEADWNRQPIELARIQEGCTIARQLGLRVNAGHGLTYQNVEPVASIAGMEELNIGHTIVARSVAVGLQQAVREMKALIQNPRHDPLFGQAPG, encoded by the coding sequence ATGGCCAGCCTCGGGGTCAATATTGATCACATCGCCAACATCCGCCAGGCTCGGCGCACGGTGGAGCCGGATCCCGTTCCCATGGCTCTGCTCGCGGAACTGGGTGGCGCCGATGGCATCACCGTGCATCTGAGGGAGGACCGTCGGCACATTCAGGACAGGGATGTGGAGTTGCTGCGTCACACGGTGCGCAGCCGGCTGAATCTCGAGATGGCGGCCACTGCTGAGATGCAGACGATCGCCCTGCGCATCCGGCCGGACATGGTCACGCTCGTTCCGGAACGGCGTGAGGAGGTGACCACGGAAGGGGGGCTGAACATCGTCGGACAGACCCCCGATCTGAAGAGGCTGGTGGAGCGGCTTCAGGACGAGGGCATCCCCGTGAGCCTGTTCGTTGATCCTGATGCGGAGCAGCTGGAGGCCTGCCGGACCTGCGGAGCCCGATGGGTGGAACTGCACACCGGGGCCTATGCCGAGGCGGACTGGAATCGCCAGCCCATCGAGCTGGCCCGCATCCAGGAGGGCTGCACCATCGCCCGTCAGCTCGGGCTGCGGGTGAATGCCGGTCACGGCCTCACCTATCAGAACGTTGAGCCTGTTGCTTCGATCGCCGGCATGGAGGAGCTCAACATCGGCCATACGATCGTGGCCCGTTCCGTAGCCGTCGGACTGCAACAGGCGGTGCGCGAGATGAAAGCTCTGATTCAGAATCCGCGACACGATCCCCTGTTCGGACAAGCTCCCGGATGA
- a CDS encoding 1-acyl-sn-glycerol-3-phosphate acyltransferase: MPAASALRESVLKVGIDPFWAPLAMLVTQDLALPLQFRERIVLNPEHLPMSGPVLLAPTHRARWDALMLPMAAGRRVTGRDCRFMVTTTEMKGVQGWFLQRLGCFPVDQGRPSMTTLRFAIDLLAAGQQLVVFPEGQIKRQDQPIKLHQGLVRLAQLAQRRGVTVPVIPIGLGYSQAPPRPLSRAALCFGAPLSVPDTTDRGASRHFNEQLAERMHAAEQAARAAVGRPLQSF, from the coding sequence TTGCCCGCGGCCTCAGCTCTTCGCGAATCCGTCCTGAAGGTGGGGATCGATCCGTTCTGGGCCCCGCTGGCGATGCTTGTCACGCAGGATCTCGCCCTGCCGCTGCAGTTCCGGGAACGCATCGTGCTCAACCCGGAGCATCTGCCGATGTCAGGCCCGGTGCTGCTGGCGCCGACACACCGCGCCCGCTGGGATGCCCTGATGCTGCCGATGGCCGCTGGACGAAGGGTCACCGGACGGGATTGCCGCTTCATGGTCACGACAACTGAGATGAAGGGGGTGCAGGGCTGGTTCCTCCAGCGACTGGGCTGTTTTCCGGTGGATCAGGGTCGTCCGTCGATGACGACGTTGCGCTTCGCCATCGACCTGCTGGCAGCCGGTCAGCAGCTGGTGGTGTTTCCGGAAGGCCAGATCAAGCGCCAGGATCAACCCATCAAGCTTCACCAGGGTCTGGTGAGGCTCGCCCAGCTGGCCCAGCGCCGCGGCGTAACGGTCCCGGTCATTCCAATCGGACTCGGATACAGCCAGGCGCCACCTCGTCCACTCAGCCGGGCCGCTCTGTGCTTCGGCGCACCCCTGAGCGTGCCCGACACCACCGACCGCGGTGCAAGCCGCCACTTCAACGAACAGCTGGCCGAGCGGATGCATGCGGCTGAACAAGCGGCCCGTGCAGCAGTGGGTCGGCCCTTGCAATCCTTTTAA
- a CDS encoding BolA/IbaG family iron-sulfur metabolism protein: protein MVQPAAVEAAIQRAIPDAVVTVEDLTGGGDHLQVSVTSSAFSGLSRIRQHQMVYAALQQELASEAIHALALNTTVPADQPTD, encoded by the coding sequence ATGGTTCAGCCGGCCGCCGTCGAAGCAGCCATTCAGCGGGCCATCCCCGATGCTGTGGTGACCGTGGAGGACCTCACTGGGGGTGGTGATCACCTTCAGGTGAGTGTGACCTCATCGGCTTTCTCAGGCCTGTCCAGAATTCGTCAGCACCAGATGGTGTATGCCGCTCTGCAGCAGGAGCTGGCCAGCGAGGCGATTCATGCCCTGGCACTGAACACCACAGTGCCCGCAGACCAACCCACCGACTGA
- the grxD gene encoding Grx4 family monothiol glutaredoxin has protein sequence MDDSTRSRIETLIASSPVFVFMKGSKLMPQCGFSNNVVQILHSLGVSFETFDVLSDMEIRQGIKEFSSWPTIPQVYVKGEFMGGSDILIEMYNAGELKEKLEVALAS, from the coding sequence ATGGACGACTCCACCCGCTCCCGCATCGAAACACTGATTGCATCAAGCCCGGTCTTCGTGTTCATGAAGGGCTCAAAACTGATGCCCCAGTGCGGCTTCTCCAACAATGTCGTTCAGATCCTCCACTCCCTCGGGGTGAGTTTCGAGACCTTCGACGTTCTCTCTGATATGGAGATCCGTCAGGGAATCAAAGAATTCTCCAGCTGGCCGACGATTCCTCAGGTGTACGTGAAGGGTGAATTCATGGGTGGTTCGGACATCCTGATCGAGATGTACAACGCCGGTGAGCTGAAGGAAAAACTCGAGGTGGCGCTTGCCAGCTGA
- a CDS encoding DUF6761 family protein has product MTALEDPDSIRHFQSLCDACQELTHRYHGPSELRLYADGYLHALRRTGALDSRQQHRLEQLIERWIMDPSSFIGPDGDVSTLYMRHPQGY; this is encoded by the coding sequence ATGACGGCACTTGAGGATCCCGATTCCATCCGGCATTTCCAGTCCCTGTGCGATGCCTGCCAGGAGCTGACACACCGTTATCACGGGCCTTCCGAGCTGCGTCTCTATGCCGATGGCTACCTCCATGCCCTGCGTCGCACCGGTGCATTGGATTCGCGTCAGCAACACCGTCTGGAGCAGCTGATCGAGCGCTGGATCATGGATCCCTCAAGTTTCATCGGACCCGACGGGGATGTGAGCACGCTGTACATGCGGCATCCCCAGGGCTACTGA
- a CDS encoding response regulator transcription factor translates to MAMQTSGTGQEPSRVLVVEPHPTLRTVLVQRLRQDGHLTAAVGKAAEALEVCQDQSPDLLVSAELLEQSSALRLSEQLRCPVIVLTARSGAEPVVGLLDDGADDVLRKPFGLEELAARCRTLLKRGHSGLQERVTVGPLEVHLLLRQVTLRDQPVELSPREFALLCALLMPPGLVRSRQELLRMAWPPFSGGPRSVDTQVLTLRRKLEQAGLGEGGGITTVRQRGYRFSLDSLPGG, encoded by the coding sequence ATGGCGATGCAGACCTCAGGGACCGGCCAGGAGCCATCCCGAGTCCTCGTGGTGGAGCCGCACCCGACTTTGCGCACCGTGCTAGTGCAGCGCCTGCGCCAGGACGGTCACCTGACAGCAGCGGTCGGCAAGGCGGCCGAGGCTCTCGAGGTCTGCCAGGACCAGTCGCCTGATCTGCTGGTGAGCGCGGAACTGCTGGAGCAGAGCTCAGCGCTGCGGCTCTCAGAACAGCTGCGCTGCCCGGTGATCGTGCTGACGGCCCGCAGTGGGGCTGAACCTGTGGTGGGCCTGCTGGACGACGGAGCCGACGACGTGCTGCGCAAGCCCTTCGGCCTGGAGGAACTCGCCGCTCGTTGCCGCACCCTGTTGAAGCGTGGCCACAGCGGCCTGCAGGAACGCGTCACTGTCGGCCCACTCGAGGTGCACCTGCTGCTGCGTCAGGTGACCCTGCGGGACCAGCCCGTGGAGCTGAGCCCCCGGGAATTCGCCCTGCTCTGCGCTCTTCTGATGCCCCCCGGGCTTGTCCGCAGCCGCCAGGAACTGCTGCGCATGGCCTGGCCTCCCTTCAGTGGAGGTCCTCGATCGGTGGACACCCAGGTTCTGACCCTGCGCCGCAAGCTTGAGCAGGCTGGGCTTGGCGAAGGCGGCGGCATCACCACCGTTCGTCAACGCGGATACCGTTTCAGCCTGGATAGCCTTCCGGGAGGCTGA
- the crtH gene encoding carotenoid isomerase, with product MSEQQHWDAVVIGAGIGGLVTASQLAAKGAKVLVLERYLIPGGSGGAFRRKGYTFDVGASMIFGFGEKGYTNLLTRALADVGERCDTIPDPAQLEYHMPGGLQIAVDRDYEQFIADLSSRFPHEAEGIRKFYDACWQVFNCLDAMPLLSLEDPAYLTKVFFKAPLACLGLARWLPFNVGAVARQHIKDEQLLKFIDIECFCWSVMPADRTPMINAGMVFSDRHAGGINYPKGGVGVIAEKLVKGLERHGGAIRYKARVSEVLLENGDAVGVKLANGEIIRAKRVISNATRWDTFSGSADSSARAGQALVDEHHTPRKEQVWRRRYVPSPSFLSLHLGVRADLIPAGSHCHHLLLEDWERMEEEQGVIFVSMPSLLDPDLAPQGHHIVHTFTPSSMEAWKGLSPSEYRQKKQADAARLIQRLEAILPGLAGAITHQEIGTPRSHRRFLGRFQGSYGPIPAMQLPGLLPMPFNRTGVKNLYCVGDSCFPGQGLNAVAFSGFACAHRVGADLGLNPWALPA from the coding sequence ATGAGCGAGCAGCAGCACTGGGATGCCGTGGTGATCGGCGCCGGCATCGGTGGTCTGGTGACCGCCAGTCAATTGGCGGCCAAGGGGGCGAAGGTGCTTGTGCTGGAGCGCTACCTGATCCCCGGTGGCAGTGGTGGTGCCTTCCGACGCAAGGGTTACACCTTTGATGTGGGGGCTTCGATGATCTTCGGCTTCGGTGAGAAGGGTTACACCAACCTGCTCACCAGGGCTCTGGCGGATGTGGGGGAGCGTTGCGACACCATCCCGGATCCAGCCCAGCTGGAGTACCACATGCCCGGTGGGCTGCAGATCGCCGTGGATCGCGATTACGAGCAGTTCATCGCCGATCTCTCCAGCCGTTTTCCGCATGAAGCGGAGGGCATCCGCAAGTTCTATGACGCCTGCTGGCAGGTGTTCAACTGCCTCGATGCGATGCCGCTGCTGTCGCTGGAGGACCCGGCTTATCTCACCAAGGTCTTCTTCAAGGCTCCGCTGGCCTGTCTCGGCCTGGCCCGCTGGCTGCCCTTCAACGTCGGGGCGGTGGCACGCCAGCACATCAAGGACGAACAGCTGCTGAAGTTCATCGACATCGAATGCTTCTGCTGGTCGGTGATGCCAGCGGATCGCACCCCGATGATCAATGCCGGCATGGTGTTCTCCGATCGCCATGCGGGTGGAATCAACTATCCCAAGGGCGGCGTCGGCGTGATCGCCGAGAAGCTGGTGAAGGGTCTGGAGCGCCATGGCGGGGCCATCCGCTACAAAGCTCGCGTGAGCGAGGTGCTGCTCGAGAACGGCGACGCTGTGGGTGTGAAGCTCGCCAATGGCGAGATCATCCGTGCGAAGCGGGTGATCTCCAACGCCACCCGCTGGGACACCTTCTCAGGATCGGCCGACAGCTCCGCCCGGGCCGGTCAGGCTCTGGTGGACGAGCACCACACCCCCCGGAAGGAACAGGTCTGGCGTCGGCGTTATGTGCCCTCCCCCTCCTTCCTGTCCCTGCATCTCGGGGTTCGGGCTGATCTGATCCCGGCGGGCAGCCATTGCCATCACCTGCTGCTGGAGGACTGGGAACGGATGGAGGAGGAGCAGGGAGTGATCTTCGTGTCGATGCCCTCGCTGCTGGATCCTGACCTCGCCCCGCAGGGGCACCACATCGTGCACACGTTCACCCCCTCGTCGATGGAGGCCTGGAAAGGGTTGTCGCCATCCGAGTACCGCCAGAAAAAGCAAGCGGATGCAGCGCGGCTGATCCAGCGGTTGGAGGCGATCCTTCCAGGACTGGCCGGTGCCATCACCCATCAGGAGATCGGTACCCCCCGCAGCCATCGTCGGTTCCTCGGCCGGTTCCAGGGCAGTTACGGCCCGATTCCGGCGATGCAGCTGCCTGGTCTGCTGCCGATGCCGTTCAACCGCACCGGAGTGAAGAACCTCTATTGCGTGGGAGATTCCTGTTTCCCAGGCCAGGGGCTGAACGCCGTGGCATTCAGTGGCTTCGCCTGCGCCCATCGTGTCGGCGCCGATCTGGGACTGAACCCCTGGGCGCTGCCGGCTTGA
- a CDS encoding cation transporter, which produces MSDDALARRIEQRSLRFGIGANAVMTLAGFVAHVLTGSSALLLDGLYSAVLVGSSLIASRISRNVVRPPDRAWPYGYEGQEALYVLFRSLVLLGVIGFGLSSSCGTLIDWWRGAEIPPLTLEPVAAYTVAVTGLCWLLSWRHFRDWRRTGRISLLLLTEARNARIDALITASTGLALLATPLLQTTLLAPLAPITDALLVLAVSGVLLREPLQALRDALSQAAGKAADPGVLQRTRQVLMQELSGLSLQMMDFTVQQLGRTAFVVVYINPLEPLDSATVDGLRHHIDARCSNELGRPVRAEVILTVMPPIHRSDPEQQPAP; this is translated from the coding sequence ATGAGCGACGACGCGCTGGCCCGCCGCATCGAACAGCGCTCCCTGCGCTTCGGCATCGGCGCCAACGCGGTGATGACCCTGGCCGGTTTTGTGGCTCACGTGCTCACCGGATCCTCAGCCCTGCTGCTGGATGGCCTCTATTCGGCGGTGTTGGTGGGCTCCTCGCTGATCGCCAGCCGCATCAGCCGCAACGTGGTGCGGCCGCCGGATCGCGCCTGGCCCTATGGCTATGAAGGTCAGGAAGCTCTGTATGTGCTGTTCCGCTCCCTGGTGTTGCTGGGAGTGATCGGCTTCGGGCTCAGCAGCTCCTGCGGCACCCTTATCGACTGGTGGCGGGGTGCAGAGATTCCTCCACTCACCCTCGAGCCGGTGGCCGCTTACACCGTCGCGGTGACGGGCCTCTGCTGGCTGCTGTCCTGGCGGCATTTCCGTGACTGGCGGCGCACCGGTCGCATCTCGCTGCTGCTTCTCACGGAAGCGCGCAATGCCCGCATCGATGCGCTGATCACAGCTTCCACAGGTCTGGCACTGCTGGCGACGCCGTTGCTTCAGACCACGCTTCTGGCTCCGCTGGCTCCGATCACCGATGCGCTGCTGGTGCTGGCGGTGAGTGGGGTGCTGCTGAGGGAGCCGCTGCAGGCGCTGCGGGATGCTCTGAGCCAGGCTGCCGGTAAGGCGGCCGATCCTGGGGTGCTGCAGCGCACCCGACAGGTGCTGATGCAGGAACTCTCCGGGCTTTCGCTGCAGATGATGGATTTCACCGTGCAGCAGCTGGGCCGCACCGCCTTCGTGGTGGTGTACATCAACCCCCTGGAGCCACTGGACAGTGCCACGGTGGACGGGCTCCGCCATCACATCGATGCGCGCTGCAGCAACGAACTGGGACGGCCGGTGCGCGCTGAGGTGATTCTCACGGTGATGCCTCCGATCCACCGGAGCGACCCTGAGCAGCAGCCCGCCCCCTAG
- the trmFO gene encoding FADH(2)-oxidizing methylenetetrahydrofolate--tRNA-(uracil(54)-C(5))-methyltransferase TrmFO, whose protein sequence is MTDQPAVITVLGAGLAGTEAAWQVAAAGVPVRLVEMRPIRRSPAHHSSDFAELVCSNSFGALSSDRAAGLLQEELRRLGSLVIGTADAHAVPAGGALAVDRGRYSAALTEALDQHPLVTIERREQQALPADGEITVIATGPLTSEPLAQDLRSFTGRADCHFFDAASPIVHGDSIDLTVAFRASRYDKGDADYINCPMDKEQYLAFREALLGAEQAELKDFDKEEATFFEGCLPIEELARRGEDTMRYGPLKPIGLWDPRWGDVNDRDVRRAKRAYGVVQLRQEDKDGRLWNLVGFQTNLKWGEQKRVLQMIPGLEQAEFVRFGVMHRNTFLESPQLLTPTLQFRSRPSLLAAGQITGTEGYAAAVAGGWLAGTNAARLARGLETIDLPPTTMSGALTHFVSEAPTAKFQPMPPNFGLLPDLPERIRDKRARYGAYRDRALADLERVQSQLLHPLLA, encoded by the coding sequence TTGACTGATCAGCCAGCCGTGATCACCGTTCTCGGGGCTGGTCTGGCCGGCACCGAAGCGGCCTGGCAGGTCGCCGCTGCAGGTGTTCCTGTGCGGTTGGTCGAAATGCGGCCGATCCGACGATCACCGGCCCATCACAGCAGCGATTTCGCCGAGCTGGTCTGCAGCAACAGCTTTGGTGCGCTCAGCAGCGATCGTGCCGCAGGCCTGCTTCAGGAAGAGCTCAGGCGTCTGGGCTCGCTCGTGATCGGCACAGCCGATGCCCATGCGGTTCCAGCCGGAGGAGCTCTTGCGGTGGATCGCGGCCGGTACAGCGCGGCGCTCACGGAGGCCCTGGATCAGCATCCTCTGGTGACCATCGAACGGAGGGAGCAGCAGGCTCTCCCAGCCGATGGCGAGATCACGGTGATTGCCACCGGTCCGCTCACCAGTGAACCGCTGGCGCAGGATCTGAGGTCGTTCACCGGCCGCGCCGACTGTCATTTCTTTGATGCCGCCAGCCCGATCGTCCACGGCGACAGCATCGATCTCACCGTCGCCTTCCGCGCCAGTCGCTACGACAAGGGCGATGCCGACTACATCAACTGCCCCATGGACAAGGAGCAGTACCTCGCCTTCCGCGAGGCGCTGCTGGGGGCGGAGCAGGCTGAGCTCAAGGATTTCGACAAGGAGGAGGCCACCTTCTTCGAGGGATGTCTGCCGATTGAGGAGCTGGCCCGGCGCGGTGAAGACACGATGCGCTATGGCCCCCTCAAGCCGATCGGGTTGTGGGATCCCCGCTGGGGCGATGTGAACGATCGGGATGTGCGGCGAGCCAAGCGGGCCTACGGCGTGGTTCAGCTGCGTCAGGAGGACAAGGACGGACGCCTGTGGAATCTGGTGGGGTTCCAGACCAACCTCAAGTGGGGGGAACAGAAGCGGGTGTTGCAGATGATCCCTGGACTTGAACAGGCCGAATTCGTTCGCTTCGGGGTGATGCACCGCAACACCTTTCTGGAATCTCCGCAGCTGCTGACGCCCACCCTGCAGTTCCGCAGCAGGCCATCGTTGCTCGCGGCAGGCCAGATCACCGGCACAGAGGGCTATGCCGCCGCCGTTGCCGGCGGTTGGCTGGCGGGCACCAATGCCGCCCGTCTGGCCCGCGGTCTGGAGACGATCGATCTGCCGCCCACCACCATGAGCGGTGCACTCACCCACTTCGTGAGCGAAGCGCCGACGGCGAAGTTTCAGCCGATGCCCCCCAATTTCGGTTTGCTGCCGGATCTGCCGGAACGGATCCGCGACAAGCGGGCCCGTTACGGCGCGTACCGGGATCGGGCTCTCGCGGATCTGGAACGGGTTCAGTCCCAGTTGCTGCATCCCCTCCTGGCATGA
- a CDS encoding photosystem II protein Y, with protein MDARLFLVVAPVLAAVGWAAFNIGRAAVGQLQLLLKRSRA; from the coding sequence ATCGACGCGCGTCTGTTCCTGGTGGTGGCACCGGTTCTCGCCGCCGTGGGCTGGGCGGCCTTCAACATCGGCCGTGCCGCCGTCGGTCAGCTGCAGCTGTTGCTCAAGCGCAGCCGCGCCTGA
- a CDS encoding gamma carbonic anhydrase family protein, translating to MTVSSPWPAPRIDPGAWVAASAVVIGDVEMAAGSSLWPTAVARGDLEVIRIGAYSNVQDGAVLHGDPGQPVVIGAEVTVGHRAVIHGATLEDGCLVGIGAVVLNGVTVGAGALVAAGSVVTKDVPARTMVVGIPAQAKRELADEAVAEQRAHARRYAELAGRHAALQG from the coding sequence ATGACCGTCTCCTCTCCCTGGCCGGCACCGAGGATCGACCCAGGGGCCTGGGTGGCGGCGTCAGCTGTGGTGATCGGCGATGTGGAGATGGCAGCCGGCAGCAGCCTCTGGCCGACAGCCGTCGCACGCGGTGACCTGGAGGTCATCCGCATCGGTGCCTACAGCAATGTGCAGGACGGTGCCGTGCTGCATGGCGATCCAGGTCAACCCGTGGTCATTGGAGCGGAGGTGACCGTGGGCCATCGGGCTGTGATTCACGGTGCCACCCTCGAGGATGGATGTCTGGTGGGCATCGGTGCTGTGGTGCTCAACGGTGTGACCGTCGGCGCCGGTGCCCTGGTGGCAGCCGGTTCCGTGGTGACCAAGGATGTTCCGGCCCGCACGATGGTGGTGGGTATTCCGGCTCAGGCCAAGCGGGAACTGGCGGATGAGGCTGTGGCGGAGCAGCGGGCCCATGCGCGCCGCTACGCCGAGCTGGCCGGCCGCCATGCCGCGCTTCAGGGTTGA
- a CDS encoding NAD(P)-binding protein, producing the protein MPDRSKVDLAVIGAGLAGSACLARLHQQGFEGTTAVVEAGRGPGGRMATRRRRENPAWRLDHGAPGLQLSEHLPDGVEQLLRPLREQGTLRREWGWITGLDATGQMVDAPEEHSDKGAWHRGQPTMAHLCEGLLDQASPSLERNFGFRVRWLQHTGGHWLLMDDTRQTAVEARILVMSGTLLAHPRSLAMLAWPDVPLRSAIPAHQDPDLDRVLQQLAGSRAAVRWNLMLELPGEDDRNAPLPRQILLTPEAQRRWQVERVVVHPQSDGGLGVVVHGLDSGEPITPSSQPALLKREEHRLMELLPELLKAFPALMRQWPQARSLGVMRWGASQPLNHPLPTSLQWCMASNIGFCGDWIEGAGFGRAEGALRSGVALAELLQPGA; encoded by the coding sequence ATGCCAGACCGGTCGAAGGTTGATCTGGCCGTCATCGGTGCGGGGCTGGCGGGATCTGCCTGTCTGGCAAGGCTGCATCAGCAGGGATTTGAAGGGACAACCGCCGTAGTGGAGGCCGGGCGAGGACCCGGCGGTCGGATGGCCACCCGTCGTCGCCGAGAGAACCCCGCCTGGCGACTCGACCATGGCGCTCCCGGGCTGCAGCTGTCGGAGCACCTGCCCGATGGGGTGGAACAGCTGTTGCGGCCATTGCGGGAGCAAGGCACGCTGCGCCGCGAATGGGGATGGATCACAGGACTGGATGCCACCGGCCAGATGGTGGATGCTCCCGAGGAGCACAGCGACAAAGGCGCCTGGCATCGGGGACAGCCCACGATGGCCCACCTCTGCGAGGGGCTGCTGGATCAGGCAAGTCCAAGCCTCGAGCGCAACTTCGGGTTTCGGGTGCGCTGGCTGCAGCACACCGGCGGCCACTGGCTGCTGATGGACGACACACGACAGACAGCGGTGGAGGCGCGCATCCTGGTGATGAGCGGAACGCTGCTGGCCCACCCCCGTTCTCTTGCGATGCTCGCCTGGCCGGATGTGCCGCTGCGTTCCGCCATCCCGGCCCATCAGGATCCGGATCTGGATCGGGTGCTTCAACAGCTGGCAGGCAGCCGCGCGGCCGTGCGCTGGAACCTGATGCTGGAACTTCCTGGAGAGGATGATCGCAACGCCCCCCTGCCCCGCCAGATCCTGCTGACACCGGAGGCACAACGCCGCTGGCAGGTGGAACGCGTTGTGGTGCATCCGCAGAGCGATGGAGGTCTCGGCGTTGTGGTGCACGGCCTGGATTCCGGCGAGCCGATCACGCCGTCCAGTCAGCCGGCACTGTTGAAACGAGAGGAACACCGGCTGATGGAGCTGCTGCCCGAACTCCTGAAAGCCTTTCCTGCGCTGATGCGTCAGTGGCCTCAGGCCAGAAGCCTGGGCGTGATGCGCTGGGGTGCGTCGCAGCCCTTGAACCATCCGCTGCCGACATCGCTGCAGTGGTGCATGGCAAGCAACATTGGATTCTGCGGTGACTGGATTGAAGGAGCCGGATTCGGCCGGGCGGAGGGGGCTCTCCGCAGCGGCGTGGCACTGGCGGAACTCCTGCAGCCGGGAGCCTGA
- a CDS encoding AAA family ATPase yields the protein MSVPYGCPDLGTVRAEGSEMNTPIFSTKEEQVAFQEGIAMERARQATQQNNRSADPAADLKMLRARAMEIVQDEEITSQDRLAHLRALSDNQAIHRFQEAELRRMLWDARRALNSPAGPIEQGGQLHISDAPWLWNGVFIRGVTNLITAAPKLGKTRLVTSLFGALAHGRDEFLGRRLHRGEPPKFLIVGSDQPERDWAKCLKLAGLLTCDNHMWDCIVALFHKGAPLHLDDEGIETIAGYCRKHPNLIVGIDSYHACTAQMGLQEKDASFADPLLDLQEATACYHPTIALIHHSKKGGGTRASEASRGSNALPGAVSQTITLNWCQDNSGNPLAPRDNRLKLSTEGREDMPLDMVIEQTDAGWICHGSGEEVAQAQAIQEVIDKLEDRQHQALRDMAHHWKATHRGMDAVHLADALDCMPNRAAETITALDRKHLLQRAGERPAGPKGGKPAKLYRPVDIVLPLFPLKSEISEEPVVDVEATPAAPESITGLTGKTDNLVDRVTQAKIEPSRVPKASV from the coding sequence TTGTCGGTTCCCTATGGCTGCCCTGATCTGGGAACAGTGCGCGCGGAGGGTTCAGAAATGAACACTCCAATTTTCAGCACCAAAGAAGAACAAGTGGCGTTCCAAGAGGGCATCGCAATGGAACGCGCTCGGCAGGCCACACAGCAGAACAACAGATCAGCTGATCCTGCTGCTGATCTAAAGATGCTCCGCGCAAGGGCAATGGAAATCGTCCAGGACGAAGAGATCACCTCACAAGATCGCCTCGCGCATCTCAGGGCATTAAGCGACAACCAAGCTATTCATCGGTTCCAAGAAGCAGAGCTTCGGCGAATGTTATGGGATGCGCGCCGCGCACTGAATAGTCCTGCCGGTCCAATCGAGCAAGGAGGCCAGCTTCACATCAGTGATGCCCCTTGGCTGTGGAATGGTGTGTTCATTCGCGGTGTAACAAACCTGATCACCGCAGCACCAAAGCTAGGCAAGACCAGATTGGTGACATCACTGTTCGGAGCATTGGCACATGGTCGAGACGAGTTTCTTGGCCGACGGCTTCACCGCGGAGAGCCACCAAAGTTTCTGATCGTCGGGTCTGATCAACCCGAACGTGACTGGGCCAAGTGCCTGAAACTCGCGGGCCTCCTCACCTGTGACAACCATATGTGGGACTGCATTGTGGCGCTGTTTCACAAAGGTGCTCCCCTGCACCTTGACGACGAGGGCATCGAAACTATCGCCGGTTACTGCAGAAAGCATCCCAACTTGATTGTTGGAATCGACAGCTATCACGCCTGTACGGCTCAGATGGGCCTGCAGGAGAAGGATGCATCTTTCGCCGATCCACTGCTTGACCTGCAAGAGGCGACGGCTTGTTATCACCCGACCATTGCCCTCATCCATCACAGCAAAAAGGGTGGTGGCACTAGAGCTTCAGAAGCCAGCCGCGGCAGCAATGCACTTCCTGGGGCTGTGTCTCAGACCATCACATTGAATTGGTGCCAAGACAACAGCGGCAACCCGCTGGCACCGCGGGACAACCGTTTGAAGCTCAGCACCGAGGGCAGAGAGGACATGCCTCTCGACATGGTGATTGAGCAGACCGATGCGGGCTGGATTTGCCATGGCAGCGGCGAGGAGGTGGCTCAGGCCCAAGCCATCCAAGAGGTGATCGACAAGCTGGAAGACCGACAACACCAAGCTTTGCGGGATATGGCACATCACTGGAAAGCCACCCACCGCGGCATGGATGCAGTTCACCTCGCAGACGCATTGGACTGCATGCCGAACCGAGCGGCAGAGACGATCACCGCTCTGGATCGCAAGCACCTACTGCAGCGCGCTGGTGAGCGACCCGCCGGACCCAAGGGAGGCAAGCCAGCGAAGCTCTACCGCCCGGTAGATATCGTACTGCCCTTATTCCCATTGAAATCGGAGATTTCGGAAGAACCGGTTGTTGACGTTGAAGCCACGCCAGCCGCACCAGAATCAATCACCGGTTTGACCGGTAAAACTGACAACCTGGTTGATCGGGTAACGCAAGCCAAGATTGAACCCAGCCGTGTACCGAAAGCGTCGGTCTAA